The Fuerstiella sp. genome has a window encoding:
- a CDS encoding proline--tRNA ligase has product MRWTQTFIPTLKEVPSDAEVPSHQLMLRSGLIRQLMAGAYSYLPLGWRTVRKVAQIVREEMDRAGAIEMFMPAIQPIELFERTGRKDAFGDVLFNFEAKRGDRSLHFALGPTHEEVITDLVSREIRTYKQLPLTLYQIQTKFRNEERPRFGVLRTSEFLMKDAYSFSSTVEELNTIYDAMYSAYCRIFERCGLDYIPVEA; this is encoded by the coding sequence ATGCGGTGGACCCAAACTTTCATCCCCACACTCAAAGAAGTTCCGTCTGATGCCGAAGTGCCCAGCCATCAGCTGATGCTGCGATCCGGACTCATTCGGCAGCTCATGGCCGGGGCCTACAGCTATCTGCCGCTGGGCTGGAGGACGGTCCGCAAAGTCGCACAGATCGTGCGCGAAGAAATGGATCGAGCCGGGGCCATCGAAATGTTCATGCCGGCCATTCAGCCAATCGAACTTTTCGAACGAACCGGTCGCAAAGACGCCTTTGGTGATGTCCTGTTTAACTTCGAGGCAAAACGCGGCGATCGCAGCCTGCATTTTGCACTGGGACCGACACACGAAGAAGTGATCACGGATCTCGTTTCCCGAGAGATTCGCACCTACAAGCAACTGCCGCTGACGCTGTACCAGATCCAGACGAAGTTTCGTAATGAGGAACGCCCGCGTTTTGGTGTTCTGCGTACCAGTGAATTTTTAATGAAAGATGCGTACAGCTTTAGTTCAACGGTGGAAGAACTCAATACCATCTACGATGCGATGTACAGTGCCTACTGCCGCATCTTTGAACGCTGCGGTCTGGACTACATCCCCGTTGAAGC
- a CDS encoding HD domain-containing protein, whose protein sequence is MSRTFVNEFSDGDTVDEVFLLADKQLRANRNADMYLLATLRDSSGVISGLMWNVSEERLLHISTGDVVHVKGKVQLYQGALQIIVTRIDLAPQSDFDADDFRAQPQSNAGPLLDRLKELISTITCDRLKTLADCFMNDESLVEALCEAPAGVRAHHAYQGGLLEHIVSMSEVADRLCSLYSQLNRNLLLLGVLLHDLGKVRELSWDPALAYTDEGQLLGHMNIAIEILNQKLLEARGHLGGDEVDKEDVLRLKHMILSHHGSLEHGSPRVPMTPEAMVLHHIDNLDAKLHEFTRSIEDDVNKHSAWTPYSPRMERKLFKGHGTTAVSDEAH, encoded by the coding sequence ATGTCACGAACCTTTGTGAATGAATTTTCGGATGGTGATACCGTTGATGAGGTGTTTCTGCTTGCCGACAAACAATTGCGGGCAAATCGCAATGCCGATATGTACCTGCTGGCCACACTGAGAGACTCGTCCGGAGTCATCAGTGGCCTCATGTGGAATGTTTCCGAAGAACGTCTCCTGCACATTTCCACCGGAGATGTCGTACATGTTAAAGGCAAGGTTCAGTTGTATCAGGGTGCGCTACAGATCATCGTCACGCGCATCGATTTAGCACCCCAAAGTGATTTTGACGCAGACGATTTTCGCGCGCAGCCTCAGTCGAACGCCGGCCCGCTGCTCGACCGCCTGAAAGAGCTGATCAGCACGATTACATGTGACCGACTGAAAACGCTGGCGGATTGTTTTATGAACGACGAGTCGCTGGTCGAAGCACTGTGCGAGGCTCCGGCAGGTGTCAGAGCTCATCATGCCTACCAGGGCGGGTTACTGGAACACATCGTCAGCATGTCCGAGGTGGCCGATCGACTGTGCAGTCTGTATTCGCAGCTCAATCGCAATCTTCTGCTGCTGGGTGTCCTCCTGCACGATCTGGGTAAGGTCCGGGAATTGTCATGGGATCCGGCACTGGCCTACACGGACGAAGGCCAACTGCTGGGACATATGAATATCGCCATTGAAATTCTCAATCAGAAGCTGCTCGAGGCTCGTGGTCATCTGGGCGGTGACGAAGTCGATAAGGAAGATGTGCTGCGACTGAAGCATATGATTCTCAGTCATCATGGATCACTGGAGCACGGGAGTCCGCGAGTGCCAATGACGCCGGAAGCCATGGTGCTGCACCACATCGATAATCTGGATGCGAAACTGCATGAGTTTACCCGCAGTATCGAAGATGACGTGAACAAACATTCCGCCTGGACTCCTTACAGTCCGCGGATGGAACGGAAGCTGTTCAAAGGGCATGGAACAACGGCCGTAAGTGACGAAGCACATTGA
- the rnr gene encoding ribonuclease R, whose product MSRLRDQLIELLSDPNYRPLDVTAAGKKLQIPRKGMKKFREAVTELVESGQIRKGKKGRLRLRTVAGFVTGIVRRIKSGAAFVIPGETPTDQQKKDIYISSRDLGDAQTGDEVMVRLTSRRRSGGQRCGRVEKVLERASNVFVGTYFESQKQGFVRIDGSAFDQAIHVGDPGSKGAKPDDKVVIEMLRFPSANRVGEAVLTKVLGHRGDPGIDTMTVIYGLGIPHEFSQVVLDDAREQAEMFDESNLDGRQDLTNETIVTIDPATARDFDDAISLRRDRQGHWQLGVHIADVAHFVTPGGAIDRSARERSTSVYLPHHVIPMLPEVISNGLASLQEGQVRYTKTIFIEFDAKGKPLGAEVANSVIRVSKRFAYEEVMPLIEKPQSAKGKVSGAILKLLQKMHTLAMILRRNRFAGGALQMGIPEVEIEFDDDGNVTGAHESHHDASHEIIEEFMLAANIAVAGLLTGKEISYLRRIHDHPDELRLKSFQEFCVGLGYDLEQFLSREALQQVILDAAGSPEERALNFALLRAMKQAVYSPEGVGHYALSEEHYCHFTSPIRRYPDLTIHRIVGELAAGRKVKRNNRDELLQLGKNCSLTERRAEKAERELKRIKLLRYMETRVGEELDAFITGVESFGMFCQGVKIPVEGMVHISALTDDFYTYDPATRTLIGDRKKRQYRLGDPVRVIVSNVNLDRRQLDLQILPEAVRGPRNKAATSTSRKQGETKKKSARKQGGTKKKSAAGRKLKGSNAKRPTAKKSKRNPASRRKKKGGRRRRSQ is encoded by the coding sequence GTGAGCAGGCTTCGCGATCAGCTCATTGAACTGCTGTCCGATCCGAATTATCGACCTCTGGACGTGACTGCTGCCGGAAAGAAGCTGCAGATCCCCAGGAAGGGAATGAAGAAATTTCGCGAAGCGGTGACAGAACTGGTGGAGTCCGGACAAATACGGAAAGGTAAAAAAGGTCGACTGCGGCTCAGGACAGTCGCCGGATTCGTGACCGGAATCGTTCGTCGTATCAAAAGTGGTGCAGCCTTCGTGATTCCGGGTGAGACTCCGACCGATCAGCAAAAAAAAGATATTTACATTTCATCGCGTGATCTGGGGGACGCACAAACCGGCGATGAAGTCATGGTTCGCTTAACCAGCCGCCGACGGTCGGGGGGGCAGCGATGTGGCCGCGTCGAAAAAGTGCTCGAACGAGCCAGTAATGTGTTCGTGGGGACCTACTTCGAATCGCAAAAACAGGGTTTTGTGCGTATCGATGGTTCTGCATTTGATCAGGCGATCCATGTCGGTGATCCTGGATCAAAGGGTGCAAAACCGGATGACAAAGTTGTGATCGAAATGCTGCGTTTCCCGTCAGCCAATCGTGTTGGTGAAGCAGTGCTGACGAAAGTACTGGGTCATCGGGGTGACCCAGGCATCGATACGATGACTGTCATTTATGGTTTGGGAATACCTCACGAATTCAGCCAGGTCGTGCTCGATGATGCCAGAGAACAGGCCGAGATGTTCGACGAGTCGAATCTGGACGGGCGACAGGATCTGACAAACGAAACGATCGTTACCATCGACCCGGCAACCGCACGTGACTTCGACGACGCCATTTCGCTGCGTCGTGATCGGCAAGGTCACTGGCAACTGGGGGTTCACATCGCCGACGTAGCACACTTCGTGACGCCGGGAGGAGCGATTGATCGCTCAGCCCGCGAGAGAAGCACCAGTGTCTATCTGCCGCATCATGTGATTCCGATGCTGCCCGAAGTGATCAGTAACGGCCTGGCCAGTCTTCAGGAAGGTCAGGTGCGATACACCAAGACCATCTTCATCGAATTCGATGCTAAAGGAAAACCACTGGGGGCCGAAGTGGCCAACTCAGTGATTCGCGTGTCAAAGCGATTCGCCTACGAAGAAGTGATGCCGCTGATTGAAAAACCACAGTCGGCTAAGGGCAAAGTCAGCGGCGCCATACTGAAGCTGCTGCAGAAGATGCATACGCTGGCCATGATTCTTCGCCGCAACAGATTTGCCGGCGGTGCGCTGCAGATGGGTATCCCGGAGGTAGAGATTGAATTCGACGACGACGGCAATGTCACAGGAGCACATGAAAGCCATCATGACGCCAGCCATGAGATCATTGAAGAATTCATGCTGGCGGCGAATATCGCTGTTGCCGGTCTGCTGACGGGAAAAGAAATTTCATATCTGCGTCGTATCCACGATCATCCTGATGAATTACGGCTGAAGAGTTTTCAGGAATTCTGTGTTGGTCTGGGATATGACCTGGAACAGTTTCTCAGTCGGGAAGCGTTACAACAGGTGATACTGGATGCAGCCGGCAGCCCGGAAGAACGAGCACTCAATTTCGCGCTCCTGCGAGCGATGAAGCAGGCGGTGTACAGCCCGGAAGGTGTTGGACACTATGCACTCAGTGAAGAACACTACTGCCACTTCACCAGTCCCATTCGTCGCTATCCGGACCTGACAATCCACCGCATTGTGGGAGAACTGGCAGCCGGTCGTAAAGTCAAACGCAACAACAGGGATGAGCTGCTGCAGCTCGGAAAGAACTGCTCACTGACGGAACGTCGAGCTGAAAAAGCCGAGCGTGAACTAAAGCGCATCAAGCTGCTGCGTTACATGGAAACTCGCGTTGGTGAAGAACTTGATGCGTTCATCACGGGCGTCGAAAGCTTCGGGATGTTCTGTCAGGGCGTGAAGATTCCCGTGGAAGGAATGGTCCACATCAGCGCGTTAACTGATGATTTTTATACCTACGATCCCGCGACCCGCACACTGATCGGTGACCGAAAGAAACGTCAGTATCGTCTCGGCGATCCCGTCAGGGTCATTGTCAGCAACGTGAATCTTGATCGCCGTCAACTCGACCTGCAGATCCTGCCGGAAGCAGTCCGGGGCCCCAGGAACAAAGCGGCCACGTCAACTTCTCGTAAGCAGGGTGAAACAAAGAAGAAATCTGCTCGTAAGCAGGGTGGAACAAAGAAGAAATCTGCCGCCGGGAGGAAACTGAAGGGCAGTAACGCCAAACGTCCGACCGCAAAGAAATCGAAGCGCAACCCTGCCAGTCGACGGAAGAAAAAGGGTGGCCGGCGGCGAAGGAGTCAATAA
- a CDS encoding DNA-3-methyladenine glycosylase — protein sequence MDCGVAPAMVAQQLIGRLLCRRTRAGLCTGRIVETEAYLSEGDSAAHSASGPNRKNASMFGPAGRAYVYTIHARQCVNVVTQSPGVGSAVLIRAVEPVQGIALMQLRRGTDRLYDLCRGPARLCEAFQIGRNLDGWDLTRDRRLWIANDRSDGPPTIVRTPRIGVTSAKALMLRFLVNNSRFVSGTRKQNFADDDHPTSG from the coding sequence ATGGATTGTGGTGTCGCTCCTGCCATGGTTGCTCAGCAGCTGATCGGCCGGTTGCTGTGCAGACGAACTCGGGCCGGACTGTGTACCGGGCGCATTGTTGAAACAGAGGCGTATTTATCCGAAGGCGATTCTGCAGCTCATTCGGCGAGCGGTCCAAATCGGAAGAACGCCAGTATGTTTGGACCGGCAGGACGAGCCTACGTCTACACCATACATGCCCGGCAGTGTGTTAACGTGGTCACACAGAGTCCGGGAGTCGGTTCGGCCGTTCTGATCCGGGCCGTGGAGCCTGTTCAGGGAATCGCTTTGATGCAACTGCGGCGCGGAACGGATCGACTTTACGATCTGTGTCGCGGCCCGGCTCGTCTGTGTGAGGCCTTTCAGATCGGACGAAATCTGGATGGCTGGGATCTCACTCGTGACAGACGGCTATGGATTGCCAACGACAGGAGTGATGGCCCGCCGACCATCGTTCGTACACCTCGAATCGGGGTCACGTCCGCAAAAGCTCTAATGCTGCGTTTCTTAGTAAACAACAGCAGGTTCGTCAGCGGTACGAGAAAACAGAATTTTGCTGACGATGATCACCCAACTTCCGGTTAG
- a CDS encoding formylmethanofuran dehydrogenase subunit C yields MSITLTLKEPPSVPLEAEVLSPSCLADLSNEEICGLRLYHGKRQVRVDDFFNVDGDYSDQVEIHGDLHRVRLLGRAMDRGQLTIHGSVGMHLGAHMKGGRIEVHGDAGDWIGAEMKNGFIHVHGNGGGQIGGGYRGSLRGMKNGTIIVDGTAGLEVGLRMRRGTIIVGGIVKDFCGLQMKGGTIVLLEGAEIRTGAWMNRGTIISLKPLQLMPTFQLSCYYNPTFINVYARYLKQLNVSLPWKSHDGSWARYCGDCSVPGKGEILIWTPHTE; encoded by the coding sequence ATGAGCATCACTCTGACCTTGAAAGAACCGCCTTCCGTCCCGCTGGAAGCCGAGGTGTTGTCGCCATCGTGTCTGGCCGATCTTTCGAACGAAGAGATCTGTGGATTGCGGCTGTATCACGGCAAACGTCAGGTCCGAGTCGACGATTTTTTTAACGTCGACGGTGACTACAGCGATCAGGTGGAAATTCACGGTGATCTGCACCGTGTTCGATTACTGGGCCGCGCGATGGATCGTGGTCAGTTAACGATCCATGGCAGTGTGGGCATGCATCTGGGTGCCCATATGAAAGGCGGACGTATCGAAGTTCACGGAGATGCCGGCGACTGGATCGGTGCCGAAATGAAAAACGGCTTCATTCATGTTCACGGCAACGGCGGAGGCCAGATTGGCGGCGGATATCGCGGTAGTCTGCGAGGAATGAAAAACGGAACAATTATTGTGGACGGAACGGCCGGTCTGGAAGTCGGACTTAGAATGCGACGCGGCACGATAATTGTTGGTGGTATCGTCAAAGACTTTTGCGGATTGCAAATGAAGGGCGGGACAATTGTGCTGCTGGAAGGAGCTGAAATCCGTACCGGTGCCTGGATGAATCGGGGCACGATCATCTCGCTTAAACCTCTGCAGCTAATGCCCACATTTCAGTTGTCGTGCTACTACAATCCGACATTCATTAATGTCTATGCCAGATACCTGAAGCAACTCAACGTCTCACTGCCCTGGAAATCCCATGATGGCTCCTGGGCACGCTACTGCGGAGACTGCTCGGTTCCCGGTAAGGGAGAGATCCTTATCTGGACGCCTCACACGGAGTGA
- a CDS encoding formylmethanofuran dehydrogenase subunit A — protein MLRITGGKIYDPANGINGEIRDLFIQDGRLTSQSVTGRTIDATGMIVFPGGVDVHTHVAGGAINFARAMTPEDHRRTQAFIRSRSRRSGLGGMAPTTFATGYLYAGMGFTTVNEAAVPVLSARHTHEELSDIPIVDKSSLVLMANNEIMLDLLEAGEYERAKNVMAWYLWAAKSYGVKAVNPGGVTAWKWGRDAKQLTDSIEGYSRLTPGNIVTSLARMCDELQLPHPVHLHCNNLGAPGNISTTLDTLKHLEGSRAHIAHSQYHAYGGDDWDTMQSATTELAEYFNTHPGITTDAGAVLFGDTVTITADGPWQHLLYKLTGRKWGNLDVENETGCGIVPYTYRRTNLVNAVQWAAGLELLLLIEDPWQVFLSTDHPNGGCFWRYPEIIELLMCADHRKECLKQLPDKIKGRIKLPEIEREYTLYEIATAMSAGPAKALGLKNKGSLGVGCDADIVIYEEDDSVVQMFSHPRYVIKSGEVVIEDGDIRETPEGREFLIKPSYDPSTEEFIQPLFEDCYTMSFDNYPVELERIEHPDIQECSAAE, from the coding sequence ATGCTTCGCATTACCGGCGGCAAGATCTATGACCCCGCCAACGGCATCAACGGCGAGATTCGTGACCTGTTCATTCAGGACGGGCGACTGACGTCCCAGTCCGTCACTGGACGCACGATTGACGCTACGGGGATGATTGTCTTTCCGGGTGGCGTTGATGTGCATACTCATGTTGCCGGAGGAGCAATCAATTTTGCCCGGGCAATGACTCCGGAAGATCATCGTCGGACTCAGGCGTTTATTCGGTCCAGGTCCCGGCGGTCGGGGTTGGGGGGAATGGCACCGACCACGTTTGCGACCGGCTATCTCTATGCCGGTATGGGATTCACAACGGTGAACGAAGCCGCCGTTCCGGTGTTGTCTGCTCGTCATACTCACGAAGAACTCAGCGATATTCCGATCGTTGATAAGAGCAGTCTCGTGCTGATGGCCAACAATGAAATCATGCTCGATCTGCTTGAAGCCGGTGAATATGAACGTGCAAAGAATGTGATGGCCTGGTACCTGTGGGCCGCAAAATCGTACGGAGTCAAAGCGGTGAACCCTGGTGGAGTTACCGCGTGGAAATGGGGCAGGGACGCAAAACAGCTGACCGATTCTATTGAAGGTTACAGCAGGCTCACTCCCGGCAATATTGTCACTTCGCTGGCTCGCATGTGCGATGAACTGCAACTGCCGCATCCGGTGCACCTGCACTGCAACAATCTTGGAGCTCCCGGAAATATTTCCACGACCCTGGATACTTTGAAGCATCTGGAAGGAAGTCGCGCCCACATTGCTCACTCGCAGTACCACGCGTACGGAGGTGACGACTGGGATACGATGCAATCGGCCACCACAGAACTGGCTGAGTATTTCAACACCCATCCTGGCATTACCACCGATGCCGGTGCCGTTTTGTTCGGTGATACCGTCACGATTACCGCTGACGGTCCCTGGCAGCACCTCCTGTACAAACTCACCGGACGCAAATGGGGCAATCTGGATGTCGAAAATGAAACCGGGTGCGGTATTGTGCCCTACACTTATCGCCGCACCAACCTGGTCAATGCCGTGCAGTGGGCCGCCGGGCTGGAACTGCTGCTGCTGATCGAAGATCCATGGCAGGTGTTCCTGTCGACCGACCATCCCAACGGTGGCTGTTTCTGGCGTTATCCGGAAATCATTGAGCTGCTGATGTGCGCCGACCACCGTAAAGAATGCCTGAAACAACTACCAGACAAAATCAAAGGCCGCATTAAGCTGCCGGAAATTGAAAGAGAATACACTCTTTACGAGATCGCCACAGCAATGTCCGCCGGACCGGCGAAAGCACTGGGATTGAAAAACAAGGGGAGTCTGGGAGTGGGTTGCGACGCTGACATTGTGATCTACGAAGAAGACGACAGTGTCGTGCAAATGTTCAGTCATCCTCGCTACGTTATCAAATCCGGAGAGGTAGTCATCGAAGATGGTGACATTCGGGAGACACCGGAGGGCCGGGAGTTTCTGATTAAACCGAGCTACGATCCGTCCACCGAGGAATTCATTCAGCCGTTGTTCGAGGACTGCTACACGATGTCATTCGACAATTATCCGGTCGAGCTCGAGCGCATTGAACACCCGGATATTCAGGAATGTAGTGCCGCCGAATGA
- a CDS encoding formylmethanofuran dehydrogenase subunit B: MGGKVTCTLGEVKNRADFIVYWGGNPAECHPRHFTKYTLMQKSKFLPKGRKDRTMVLVDIRETKSAKASDIFLQVKPGKDFELITILRAMIKDQPINQQMVEETGVSLDVLQDLVSRMKSCKFGCMFFGMGLSMTRGKHMNSAALLTLAAEMNAYTKFVAMPMRGHGNVTGADVIMRWQTGYPFGITFNRGYPRYNPGEFSTVDVLVRGDTDAAFIIGADPGATMPQPAIDHLARIPTIVLDPHVTHTSKLARVHITTAPAGIAAPGTGYRMDEIPMPLKPALKSPYPTDEEVVRRIREAIATKPFWMPENSEQMTLAQV, from the coding sequence TTGGGTGGCAAGGTCACATGTACACTGGGCGAAGTTAAGAACCGAGCTGATTTTATTGTGTACTGGGGAGGAAACCCGGCGGAATGTCATCCTCGACATTTCACCAAGTACACCTTGATGCAAAAAAGTAAATTTCTGCCTAAGGGACGCAAAGACCGGACAATGGTCCTGGTTGACATTCGCGAAACGAAAAGTGCCAAAGCTTCCGATATTTTTCTGCAGGTGAAACCGGGAAAGGATTTTGAACTGATCACGATCCTGCGAGCAATGATCAAAGACCAGCCGATCAATCAGCAAATGGTTGAGGAGACAGGTGTCAGTCTTGACGTGCTTCAGGACCTCGTCAGCCGAATGAAGTCGTGCAAATTTGGCTGTATGTTTTTTGGCATGGGATTGTCAATGACACGTGGTAAGCACATGAATTCGGCTGCCCTCCTGACGTTGGCCGCAGAAATGAATGCCTACACCAAATTCGTGGCGATGCCCATGCGAGGACACGGGAATGTCACGGGAGCTGATGTCATTATGCGATGGCAAACAGGATATCCATTTGGCATCACGTTTAATCGCGGCTATCCACGTTATAACCCTGGTGAATTTTCCACAGTGGATGTACTTGTGCGAGGCGACACGGACGCTGCATTCATCATTGGCGCCGATCCCGGTGCGACGATGCCACAACCAGCGATCGATCACCTGGCCCGCATTCCCACGATCGTACTTGACCCGCATGTAACACATACCAGCAAACTGGCCCGCGTGCATATCACGACGGCACCTGCCGGAATCGCGGCACCGGGCACCGGATATCGAATGGATGAAATTCCCATGCCGCTCAAGCCGGCGCTGAAATCTCCCTATCCCACCGACGAGGAAGTCGTCCGTCGCATTCGCGAAGCCATCGCAACTAAACCGTTCTGGATGCCGGAAAACAGCGAGCAAATGACGCTGGCTCAGGTCTGA
- a CDS encoding cyclic nucleotide-binding domain-containing protein, with amino-acid sequence MTDLKHEPTADKLSGDWQTLLDSLGQRVENIQLTPGQRFFSQRDISDALYILISGELAVRVCPRGSHLEQVIAHIRPVEPTLENMLAYTEPL; translated from the coding sequence ATGACTGATCTGAAGCACGAACCGACAGCGGACAAGTTGTCGGGTGACTGGCAAACCCTACTCGATTCTCTGGGACAGCGGGTTGAGAATATTCAGCTCACGCCGGGACAGCGATTTTTCTCTCAGCGTGATATTTCCGACGCGCTTTACATCCTGATTTCAGGTGAGCTGGCTGTGCGTGTCTGTCCACGAGGGAGCCACCTCGAGCAGGTCATTGCTCACATCCGTCCCGTTGAGCCCACTCTTGAGAATATGCTGGCTTACACCGAGCCTTTGTGA
- the fhcD gene encoding formylmethanofuran--tetrahydromethanopterin N-formyltransferase, with the protein MTQHAKIEDTFAEAFPMVATRLIITAYDLDLAAHAAMEFCGNASSVIGCDAEAGIEQFVDEADSPDGRPAIAVLVFAFNKKSLQRAVTNRVGQNVLTCPTTACYAGLSSDSKDDRIRVGGQLRYFGDGFQSSKKLGSQRYWRIPVMDGEFLCEDEFGTVKGVGGGNLLICARSQAEALIATRAAVREISDLTDVILPFPSGFVRSGSKVGSRYPDLKASTNEKWCPTLVAQTESVLELNERAVYEIVIDGLSESAVASAMQVGLDTAASMAGVLRISAGNYGGKLGPHHFYLQKLLDR; encoded by the coding sequence ATGACACAACATGCAAAAATTGAAGACACGTTTGCTGAAGCGTTTCCGATGGTTGCCACACGGTTGATCATCACCGCGTACGATCTGGATCTGGCGGCTCATGCCGCCATGGAATTTTGCGGCAACGCTTCGAGCGTGATTGGGTGCGATGCCGAAGCCGGAATCGAACAGTTTGTGGACGAAGCTGACAGTCCGGATGGACGACCCGCGATTGCTGTTCTTGTGTTTGCATTCAATAAGAAATCACTGCAAAGAGCTGTCACAAATCGCGTTGGCCAAAACGTACTGACCTGTCCGACGACCGCCTGCTATGCAGGACTCAGCAGCGACAGCAAAGACGATCGAATCCGGGTGGGAGGTCAATTGCGGTACTTTGGTGATGGTTTTCAGAGTTCGAAGAAGCTCGGTTCTCAGAGATACTGGCGAATTCCGGTGATGGACGGTGAGTTCCTTTGTGAGGATGAATTCGGGACCGTTAAAGGAGTCGGTGGAGGCAATCTTCTGATCTGTGCGCGTTCTCAGGCGGAAGCCCTCATTGCGACCAGAGCAGCAGTTCGGGAGATCTCTGATCTCACCGATGTCATCCTGCCCTTTCCTTCGGGGTTCGTGCGAAGCGGTTCCAAGGTGGGATCCCGGTATCCGGATCTGAAGGCCAGCACCAACGAGAAATGGTGTCCGACCCTGGTGGCGCAAACCGAATCAGTACTGGAGCTTAACGAGCGGGCAGTCTATGAAATTGTTATTGACGGGCTTTCTGAATCTGCTGTAGCCAGTGCCATGCAGGTCGGGCTTGATACTGCTGCGTCAATGGCGGGTGTTCTGCGAATCTCAGCCGGTAACTACGGAGGGAAACTTGGGCCTCACCATTTTTATCTGCAGAAGCTTCTGGACAGGTAG
- a CDS encoding 3-oxoacyl-ACP synthase III produces MRYNQVCVEAVVHNPAPNVVSSAELEEQLAPVYKRLRLPTGRLELMTGIRERRFYDPGTLPGQVSVATARLAVEHSGIPPDRFGALIHGSVCRDRMEPATAAGVHSESGLPDEAIVLDVSNACLGLLSGMLHVADMIELGRIQAGVIVGTETARGLVEGTIAGLLNDTQLTRRSIKGSFASLTVGSGSAAVVLCSESLSRTRHKFLGGAFLSDTNAHNLCAGGVDSASPGDGRPRMETDSEALLHAGIALAEKNWVRTKRVLNWSNSDPDRVFTHQVGRQHRTLLMERLQLDPLLDYPTVERFGNTGAVALPMALAMGLEEYPPQPGTRLALLGIGSGLNSVMLGIECGTGTTRQDDS; encoded by the coding sequence ATGCGTTACAACCAGGTCTGCGTTGAAGCGGTCGTCCACAATCCGGCTCCCAACGTTGTGTCATCCGCTGAACTCGAAGAACAGTTGGCACCGGTTTATAAACGTCTGAGGCTTCCGACAGGACGTTTGGAACTAATGACCGGGATTCGCGAACGTCGATTCTATGATCCGGGAACGCTTCCAGGCCAGGTCAGCGTGGCCACTGCAAGGCTGGCAGTGGAACATTCCGGGATACCACCAGATCGATTTGGTGCTTTGATTCATGGGTCTGTGTGTCGTGACCGGATGGAACCGGCTACAGCTGCCGGAGTCCACTCGGAAAGTGGACTGCCGGACGAGGCCATCGTATTGGATGTCAGCAATGCCTGTCTGGGACTGCTCAGTGGTATGCTGCACGTTGCCGACATGATTGAGCTTGGTCGAATCCAGGCCGGGGTGATCGTGGGCACTGAAACGGCGCGGGGGCTTGTCGAAGGTACGATTGCCGGGTTGCTGAATGATACGCAGCTGACCCGCAGGTCGATCAAGGGCTCATTTGCATCACTGACAGTCGGATCGGGGTCGGCCGCCGTGGTGCTCTGTAGCGAGAGCCTGAGCCGCACACGCCACAAGTTTCTGGGGGGCGCATTTCTGTCTGATACAAATGCTCACAACTTATGCGCAGGAGGTGTGGATTCTGCCTCACCTGGTGACGGTCGTCCGCGTATGGAGACCGATTCCGAAGCTCTGTTGCATGCCGGTATCGCACTGGCCGAAAAGAACTGGGTACGTACGAAACGTGTTCTGAACTGGAGTAATTCCGACCCTGATCGCGTTTTCACTCATCAGGTTGGCAGGCAACACCGTACGCTGCTGATGGAACGGTTGCAGCTGGACCCGTTGCTGGACTATCCGACGGTGGAACGATTTGGCAATACCGGAGCCGTTGCTTTACCCATGGCCCTGGCAATGGGACTTGAGGAATATCCACCGCAGCCGGGAACCCGGCTTGCGCTTCTGGGGATTGGCAGCGGGCTGAATTCAGTGATGTTGGGAATAGAATGTGGTACCGGTACAACCCGGCAGGATGACTCATGA